The Arsenophonus sp. genome contains a region encoding:
- a CDS encoding tetratricopeptide repeat protein gives MNSVFNDLLLVKKYVDNHQLNKAEKMLKNILKNVKEENIRTFISIKLARIQLQNNQIKKALSTLNQIKLHGWNGLINLIRGDIFLKNNQIKESILMYSQGIKDSEFDAIKYILNIKLNRVSNYQGIKNEK, from the coding sequence ATTAATTCAGTTTTTAATGATTTACTTTTAGTAAAAAAATATGTTGATAACCATCAACTTAATAAAGCAGAAAAAATGTTAAAAAATATTTTAAAAAATGTTAAAGAAGAAAATATTAGAACATTTATTTCTATAAAATTAGCACGAATACAACTTCAAAATAATCAAATTAAAAAAGCTTTATCTACATTAAATCAAATTAAACTTCATGGATGGAACGGTTTAATTAATTTAATTAGAGGAGATATTTTTTTAAAAAACAATCAAATAAAAGAAAGTATTTTAATGTACTCTCAAGGAATTAAAGATAGTGAATTCGATGCAATTAAATATATTTTAAATATAAAACTGAATAGAGTTTCTAACTATCAAGGAATTAAAAATGAAAAATAA
- a CDS encoding PQQ-binding-like beta-propeller repeat protein has translation MIKAIDLKSSNILWSINLSKNNHLFSFQKNIFFSSGLAIKDNKIYVGNEKGEIFCINKFNGNIIWKTDIQEEIISLPVVSQGLVLIHTSNEILFALNDITGLVKWNVNFKKTRLSIRGRSTPIVIYKNIVIVGSDYGYVSAFFLSNGELIWENQISDITGDNDIDQLHSIRSQPIIDEDLGILFVIAYNGNLAAIDIYSNKIIWKKKIGSVNNMVLINHIIYLVDQDDRIFALSKYNGTIVWKQNHLLNHQLTSPLIYKNYLILGDKNGLIYWINIYNGNIMKKKKISNSSFQNSMILAEEYFLALSKNGILFLLKN, from the coding sequence GTGATAAAAGCAATAGATTTAAAATCTTCAAATATTTTATGGTCTATTAATTTATCGAAAAATAATCACTTATTTTCCTTTCAAAAAAATATTTTTTTTTCTAGTGGATTAGCCATTAAAGATAATAAAATTTATGTAGGTAATGAAAAAGGAGAAATATTTTGTATAAACAAATTTAATGGAAATATTATCTGGAAGACAGATATTCAAGAAGAAATTATTTCTTTACCGGTTGTATCTCAAGGATTAGTACTTATTCATACTAGTAATGAAATTTTATTTGCATTAAATGATATTACAGGATTAGTGAAATGGAATGTTAATTTTAAAAAAACAAGATTATCAATTAGGGGTAGATCAACACCTATAGTAATATATAAAAATATTGTTATTGTAGGTAGTGATTATGGATACGTTAGTGCTTTTTTTTTATCTAACGGTGAATTAATTTGGGAAAATCAAATTTCTGATATTACAGGAGACAATGATATTGATCAATTACATTCAATTAGATCACAGCCAATTATTGATGAAGATTTAGGTATCTTGTTTGTTATAGCATATAATGGAAATTTAGCAGCAATAGATATTTATTCTAATAAAATTATATGGAAAAAAAAGATTGGCTCTGTTAATAATATGGTTCTAATAAACCATATTATTTATCTCGTAGATCAAGATGATCGTATTTTTGCATTATCTAAATATAATGGAACAATAGTATGGAAACAAAATCATTTATTAAATCATCAATTAACGTCTCCTTTAATATATAAAAATTATTTAATTTTAGGCGATAAAAATGGATTGATATATTGGATTAATATTTATAATGGAAACATAATGAAAAAGAAAAAAATTAGCAATTCAAGTTTTCAAAATTCTATGATTCTTGCGGAAGAATATTTTTTAGCATTATCTAAAAATGGAATATTATTTTTATTAAAAAACTGA
- the der gene encoding ribosome biogenesis GTPase Der has product MSIKIALIGATNVGKSTFFNLLTNREDFALISNYPNFTRDRKYGFGILNKKKYVVIDTGPIDFIQNGLNNKINAQSFLAIQESDLIFFIVDAQLDLTNTDKMIANYLKKIPNKKIYLFISKINNLNVDLIFKNFGRLGFKNIYLLYQSKLRMRKIFKKILINEFKETFFERKNFLIKKKNILESNLLTKIIIVGKQNVGKSTFTNFIYGGERVIVYDLPGTTRDLISIYKNRKNFSYVFTDTPGIRKIKKNTDQIEKKNIFNILKKIKKYNIILLMIDSEQGITNQDLSLLQFIIKQGNLVIIVFNKWDKIKKKYRKDYKRKVEFKLKFIFYIKVYYISSVFGNGIKKLLSFIYNFQKFSNIKINSSNLTKIFFSIQKKHSFFYKKRRIKIKYAHIGKMYPLTIIIHGNKVEKISDVYKRYLTNSLIKVLNINIPVFLEFKNSQNPFLIDFKKK; this is encoded by the coding sequence ATGTCAATTAAAATTGCATTAATTGGGGCAACTAATGTAGGAAAATCTACATTTTTTAATTTATTAACTAACCGTGAAGATTTTGCATTAATTTCTAATTATCCAAATTTTACAAGAGATAGAAAATATGGATTTGGTATTTTAAATAAAAAAAAATATGTTGTAATTGATACTGGACCAATAGATTTTATCCAAAATGGATTAAATAATAAAATTAATGCTCAATCTTTTTTGGCTATTCAAGAATCTGATTTAATTTTTTTTATAGTAGATGCTCAATTAGATTTAACCAATACAGATAAAATGATTGCAAATTATTTAAAAAAAATTCCAAATAAAAAAATATATCTTTTTATTAGTAAAATTAATAATTTAAACGTTGATTTAATATTTAAAAATTTTGGAAGACTTGGATTTAAAAATATTTATTTATTATATCAATCTAAATTAAGAATGAGAAAAATATTTAAAAAAATATTAATTAATGAATTTAAAGAAACGTTTTTTGAAAGAAAAAATTTTTTAATTAAGAAAAAAAATATCTTAGAATCCAATTTATTAACTAAAATAATTATCGTTGGTAAACAAAATGTTGGTAAATCAACGTTTACTAATTTTATTTATGGAGGTGAAAGAGTTATTGTATATGACCTTCCAGGTACTACAAGAGATTTAATTTCTATTTATAAAAATAGAAAAAATTTTTCTTATGTTTTTACAGATACACCTGGTATTAGGAAAATAAAAAAAAATACTGATCAAATAGAAAAAAAAAATATTTTCAATATACTAAAAAAAATTAAAAAATATAATATAATTTTATTAATGATTGATTCTGAACAAGGTATCACTAATCAGGATTTATCTTTATTGCAATTTATTATAAAACAAGGTAATTTAGTTATTATTGTTTTTAATAAATGGGATAAAATAAAAAAAAAATATAGAAAAGATTATAAAAGGAAAGTGGAATTTAAATTAAAATTTATATTTTATATCAAAGTATATTATATATCATCAGTATTTGGAAATGGTATAAAAAAATTATTAAGTTTTATTTATAATTTTCAAAAATTTTCAAATATTAAAATAAATTCTTCAAATTTAACAAAAATATTTTTTTCTATACAAAAAAAACATTCTTTTTTCTACAAAAAAAGAAGAATTAAAATAAAATATGCACACATAGGTAAGATGTATCCTTTAACTATTATTATCCATGGTAACAAAGTAGAAAAAATATCTGATGTTTATAAACGTTATTTGACCAATTCTTTAATAAAAGTATTAAATATAAATATTCCTGTTTTTTTAGAATTTAAAAATAGTCAAAATCCGTTTTTAATTGATTTTAAAAAAAAGTGA
- the rnt gene encoding ribonuclease T has translation MSDKIKYIDTIAARFRNYYPVVIDVETGGFNSTNDAILEIAAITLKMDKEGWLKLDETMHYHIVPFKGANIEKSSLAFTGIKLKKSLKNAVDEYTALNLIFNKIREGIKNNHCSKAIIVAHNAFFDLSFILAAVERTKIKKNPFHPFVTFDTAALSGLVFGQTILSKACYAAKITFNQKYAHRALYDTDRTAVLFCKIVNKWKKLGGWPIVMN, from the coding sequence ATGTCTGATAAAATAAAGTATATAGATACAATAGCAGCAAGATTTAGAAATTATTATCCAGTTGTTATTGATGTAGAAACGGGTGGATTTAATTCTACTAACGATGCAATATTAGAGATTGCTGCTATTACTTTAAAAATGGATAAAGAAGGTTGGTTAAAATTAGATGAAACAATGCATTATCATATTGTTCCATTTAAAGGTGCAAATATAGAAAAATCTTCTTTAGCATTTACTGGAATTAAATTAAAGAAATCTTTAAAAAATGCTGTAGATGAATATACAGCTTTAAATTTAATTTTTAATAAAATTAGAGAAGGAATTAAAAATAATCATTGTAGTAAGGCAATTATCGTAGCTCATAATGCTTTTTTTGATTTAAGTTTTATTTTAGCTGCAGTAGAAAGAACTAAAATTAAAAAAAATCCATTTCATCCGTTTGTAACTTTTGATACTGCTGCTTTAAGTGGATTAGTTTTTGGACAAACTATTTTATCTAAAGCTTGTTATGCTGCAAAAATTACATTTAATCAAAAATATGCACATCGTGCTCTTTATGATACAGATAGAACTGCAGTTCTTTTTTGTAAAATAGTAAATAAATGGAAAAAATTAGGCGGATGGCCAATAGTTATGAATTAA
- the grxD gene encoding Grx4 family monothiol glutaredoxin yields the protein MNIIKKNLKNEKNNNEKIIKKIKKQIKDNPILLYMKGNPQFPNCGFSAKAVEILTACNKRFAYIDILQETDIRRELPKYANWPTFPQLWINGELIGGCDIMIDMYQKNELQKILNKINNKI from the coding sequence ATGAATATTATTAAAAAAAATTTAAAAAACGAAAAAAATAATAATGAAAAAATTATCAAAAAAATCAAAAAACAAATAAAAGATAATCCTATTCTTTTATATATGAAAGGAAACCCTCAATTTCCAAATTGTGGATTTTCTGCCAAAGCTGTAGAAATATTAACTGCATGTAACAAACGTTTTGCATATATAGACATTTTACAAGAAACAGATATAAGACGTGAATTACCAAAATATGCTAATTGGCCTACATTTCCTCAATTATGGATTAATGGAGAACTTATTGGAGGATGTGATATCATGATTGATATGTATCAAAAAAATGAATTACAGAAAATATTAAATAAAATAAATAATAAAATATAA